From Haemorhous mexicanus isolate bHaeMex1 chromosome 2, bHaeMex1.pri, whole genome shotgun sequence, the proteins below share one genomic window:
- the PCID2 gene encoding PCI domain-containing protein 2 isoform X1 — MAHITINQYLQQVQEAIETRDGTFCAELVSFKHPHVANPRLQLPSPEEKCQQVLESPYDEMFAAHLRCTYAVANHDFVEAYKCQTVIVQSFLRAFQAHKEENWALPIMYSVALDLRIFANNADQQLVKKGKSKVGDMLEKAAELLMGCFRVCASDTRAGIEDSKKWGMLFLVNQLFKIYFKINKLHLCKPLIRAIDSSNLKDEYSMAQRVTYKYYVGRKAMFDSDFKQAEEYLSFAFEHCHRSSQKNKRMILIYLLPVKMLLGHMPTVQLLKKYDLMQFAEVTKSVSEGNLLLLNDALTKHETFFIRCGIFLILEKLKIITYRNLFKKVYLLLKTHQLSLDAFLIALKFMQVDDVDIDEVQCILANLIYLGHIKGYISHQHQKLVVSKQNPFPPLSTVCC, encoded by the exons ATGGCGCACATCACCATTAACCAGTACTTGCAGCAA GTACAAGAAGCCATTGAGACCAGAGATGGTACATTTTGTGCAGAATTAGTGTCATTTAAACATCCACATGTTGCAAACCCAAGGCTACAG CTTCCATCTCCAGAGGAGAAATGTCAACAAGTTTTGGAATCACCGTATGATGAAATGTTTGCAGCCCACTTGAG GTGTACTTATGCTGTTGCAAACCATGACTTCGTGGAAGCATACAAATGCCAAACAGTTATTGTCCA ATCTTTCCTGCGAGCATTTCAGGcacataaagaagaaaattg ggcTTTACCTATTATGTATTCTGTAGCCCTTGATCTTCGAATTTTTGCTAATAAT GCAGATCAACAGCTtgtgaagaaagggaaaagcaaagtGGGTGACAtgctggaaaaagcagcagagcttcTGATGGGCTGCTTTCGAGTCTGTGCCAGTGACAC TCGAGCAGGCATCGAAGACTCAAAAAAGTGGGGCATGTTGTTTCTTGTGAATCAGctgtttaaaatttattttaag atCAACAAGCTCCATCTCTGTAAGCCCTTAATTAGAGCAATTGACAGCTCAAATCTGAAGGATGAGTACAGTATGGCACAGAGAGTTACATACAAATACTATGTTGGACGCAAGGCCATGTTTGACAGTGACTTTAAGCAAG CTGAGGAGTATCTGTCATTTGCCTTCGAGCACTGTCACCGATCAAGCCAGAAGAACAAAAGAATGATTTTGATCTACCTGCTGCCAGTAAAAATGTTGTTG ggCCATATGCCAACAGTTCAGCTCTTAAAAAAGTATGACCTTATGCAGTTTGCTGAAGTAACAAAGTCTGTGAG TGAAGGAAATCTTCTCCTTCTGAATGATGCTCTAACAAAGCATGAGACCTTCTTTATTCGATGTGGAATCTTTCTTATCCTTGAGAAGCTGAAAATCATCACATACAGAAATCTCTTCAAGAAAGT ATATTTACTGCTCAAAACTCATCAGCTATCTCTAGATGCTTTTCTGATTGCTCTGAAGTTCATGCAAGTAGATGATGTTGATATTGATGAAGTCCAGTGTATTTTAGCTAACCTCATATATTTG
- the PCID2 gene encoding PCI domain-containing protein 2 isoform X2, producing MLLQTMTSWKHTNAKQLLSTFLRAFQAHKEENWALPIMYSVALDLRIFANNADQQLVKKGKSKVGDMLEKAAELLMGCFRVCASDTRAGIEDSKKWGMLFLVNQLFKIYFKINKLHLCKPLIRAIDSSNLKDEYSMAQRVTYKYYVGRKAMFDSDFKQAEEYLSFAFEHCHRSSQKNKRMILIYLLPVKMLLGHMPTVQLLKKYDLMQFAEVTKSVSEGNLLLLNDALTKHETFFIRCGIFLILEKLKIITYRNLFKKVYLLLKTHQLSLDAFLIALKFMQVDDVDIDEVQCILANLIYLGHIKGYISHQHQKLVVSKQNPFPPLSTVCC from the exons ATGCTGTTGCAAACCATGACTTCGTGGAAGCATACAAATGCCAAACAGTTATTGTCCA CTTTCCTGCGAGCATTTCAGGcacataaagaagaaaattg ggcTTTACCTATTATGTATTCTGTAGCCCTTGATCTTCGAATTTTTGCTAATAAT GCAGATCAACAGCTtgtgaagaaagggaaaagcaaagtGGGTGACAtgctggaaaaagcagcagagcttcTGATGGGCTGCTTTCGAGTCTGTGCCAGTGACAC TCGAGCAGGCATCGAAGACTCAAAAAAGTGGGGCATGTTGTTTCTTGTGAATCAGctgtttaaaatttattttaag atCAACAAGCTCCATCTCTGTAAGCCCTTAATTAGAGCAATTGACAGCTCAAATCTGAAGGATGAGTACAGTATGGCACAGAGAGTTACATACAAATACTATGTTGGACGCAAGGCCATGTTTGACAGTGACTTTAAGCAAG CTGAGGAGTATCTGTCATTTGCCTTCGAGCACTGTCACCGATCAAGCCAGAAGAACAAAAGAATGATTTTGATCTACCTGCTGCCAGTAAAAATGTTGTTG ggCCATATGCCAACAGTTCAGCTCTTAAAAAAGTATGACCTTATGCAGTTTGCTGAAGTAACAAAGTCTGTGAG TGAAGGAAATCTTCTCCTTCTGAATGATGCTCTAACAAAGCATGAGACCTTCTTTATTCGATGTGGAATCTTTCTTATCCTTGAGAAGCTGAAAATCATCACATACAGAAATCTCTTCAAGAAAGT ATATTTACTGCTCAAAACTCATCAGCTATCTCTAGATGCTTTTCTGATTGCTCTGAAGTTCATGCAAGTAGATGATGTTGATATTGATGAAGTCCAGTGTATTTTAGCTAACCTCATATATTTG